The proteins below come from a single Xiphophorus couchianus chromosome 20, X_couchianus-1.0, whole genome shotgun sequence genomic window:
- the scn8ab gene encoding sodium channel, voltage gated, type VIII, alpha subunit b isoform X3, translating into MAAPLLAPPGPDSFKKFTPESLANIEKRIQEEKNKKPPKPRSDSSHRDTSDDNEPKPNSDLEAGKSLPFIYGDIPDGMAATPLEDLDPYYLNQKTFIVLNKGKTIFRFSATPSLYIISPFNPFRRIAIKILIHSLFSMIIMCTILTNCIFMTFSDPPEWSKQVEYTFTGIYTFESLTKIVARGFAIDGFTFLRDPWNWLDFMVISMAYITEFVDLGNVSALRTFRVLRALKTISVIPGLKTIVGALIQSVKKLSDVMILTVFCLSVFALIGLQLFMGNLRNKCVFWPINMTEQYLENGSRGFDWNKYIYNDSNFYFLPGALDALLCGNSSDSGRCPEGFTCMKAGRNPNYGYTSFDSFGWAFLTLFRLMTQDFWENLYMLTLRAAGKTYMVFFVLVIFVGSFYLVNLILAVVAMAYEEQNQATMEEAEQKEAEFKAMLEQLKRQQEETQAAAMATSAGTVSEAALEDVEGGHLSRSSSEVSKLSSKSAKERRNRKKKWRQKEQEKEKGDSEKVVKSESDDGSKKSTIRFPGTRLGRKTSIMNQSLLSIPGSPFMSRHNSRSSIFSFKGRSKDMGSENEFADDEHSTVEESEDRRGSLFIPYRRNSYSGYSQGSSRIHPLAPHSGGKRNSTVDCNGVVSLIGPGPGRRLLPETTDVEIKKKHSGSLMISVDQLNSSFKGKDRANSQMSVVTNTLLEELEESQRKCPPCWYKFANVFLIWECCPIWLKIKHIVYLIVMDPFVDLAITICIVLNTLFMAMEHYPMTPHFEEVLSVGNLVFTGIFAGEMFAKLIAMDPYYYFQEGWNCFDGFIVTLSLVELGLADVEGLSVLRSFRLLRVFKLAKSWPTLNMLIKIIGNSVGALGNLTLVLAIIVFIFAVVGMQLFGKSYKDCVCKIALDCELPRWHMNDFFHSFLIVFRVLCGEWIETMWDCMEVAGQAMCIIVFMMVMVIGNLVVLNLFLALLLSSFSADNLAATDDDGEPNNLQLAVARIKIGIAWFKANMRILVATVLKKPIEDEQKPLDYEEKLNCIANHPAEINRELDYPKNGNGTTSGIGSSVGKYMIDDDYMSFIHNPNLTVCVPIAVGESDFENLNTEDFSSESDVENSKDLDDTSSSEGSTIDIKPDVEEVAVVEVVEEYLDPDACWTDECVAKYKCCDVPITHGWGKHWWFLRKTCYLIVEHNWFETLIIFMILLSSGALAFEDVYIEQRKTVRIILDYADRVFTYIFILEMLLKWVAYGFVKYFTNAWCWLDFFIVDVSIVSLIANALGFSDLGPIKSLRTLRALRPLRALSRFEGMRVVVNALVGAIPSIMNVLLVCLIFWLIFSIMGVNLFAGKYYYCFNETAEEYFLPDDVNNKTECFELINSNHTEVRWKNVKINFDNVGAGYLALLQVATFKGWMDIMYAAIDSRKVEDQPVYEDNLYMYIYFVIFIIFGSFFTLNLFIGVIIDNFNQQKKKFGGQDIFMTEEQKKYYNAMKKLGSKKPQKPIPRPQNPIQGMVFDFVTQQVFDISIMILICLNMVTMMVETDDQSEETEVVLYWVNFVFIVVFTGEFLLKLFALRHYYFTNGWNIFDVVVVILSIVGMFLADLIEKYFVSPTLFRVIRLARIGRILRLIKGAKGIRTLLFALMMSLPALFNIGLLLFLVMFIFSIFGMSNFGYVKHGAGIDDMYNFETFGNSMIILFMITTSAGWDGLLLPILNYPPDCDPLLENAGTPATGNCGNPSVGIFFFVMYIIISFLIVVNMYIAIILENFSVATEESADPLSEDDFETFYEIWEKFDPDASQFITYAKLSDFADALEHPLRVPKPNTIELIAMDMPMVSGDRIHCLDILFAFTKRVLGDSGELDMLRQQMEERFVAANPSKVSYEPITTTLRRKQEDVSARIIQRAYRSHLARRGFVCKRKPANNKAENQEQEKKEGTPSTASLPSYDSVTKPEKEKQDDNNEGRGERKEKGRNQKDIRESQC; encoded by the exons ATGGCCGCACCCCTTCTTGCACCCCCAGGACCTGACAGCTTCAAGAAGTTCACCCCGGAATCTCTCGCTAACATCGAGAAGCGCATtcaggaagagaaaaacaagaagcctCCCAAGCCCAGATCGGACAGTAGTCACCGCGACACATCTGACGACAATGAGCCGAAGCCCAACAGCGACCTGGAGGCAGGCAAGAGCCTGCCCTTCATCTATGGCGATATTCCTGACGGAATGGCGGCAACGCCCCTGGAAGACTTGGATCCATACTATTTGAACCAGAAA ACATTTATAGTCCTAAACAAGGGGAAAACAATCTTCCGCTTCAGTGCCACACCCTCCTTGTACATCATAAGCCCTTTTAATCCATTTAGGCGAATAGCTATAAAGATTTTGATACATTC GTTATTCAGCATGATCATCATGTGTACCATTTTGACCAACTGTATATTCATGACATTTAGTGACCCACCAGAGTGGTCCAAACAAGTAGA GTATACATTCACGGGTATCTACACATTCGAGTCGCTCACAAAAATTGTTGCCCGAGGTTTTGCCATCGACGGCTTCACGTTTCTCAGAGATCCATGGAACTGGCTGGACTTCATGGTCATTTCAATGGC ATATATAACAGAGTTTGTGGACCTTGGGAATGTCTCGGCGCTGAGAACGTTCAGGGTTCTCCGAGCATTGAAAACTATTTCTGTCATTCCAG GCCTGAAGACCATCGTGGGCGCTCTGATCCAGTCTGTGAAGAAGCTGTCGGATGTGATGATCCTGACCGTCTTCTGTCTCAGCGTCTTTGCGCTGATCGGCTTGCAGCTGTTCATGGGGAACCTTCGTAACAAGTGCGTCTTCTGGCCAATCAACATGACCGAGCAATACCTGGAAAACGGCAGCCGAGGTTTCGACTGGAACAAATACATCTATAACGATT CAAATTTCTACTTCCTGCCCGGTGCTCTGGATGCTCTGCTGTGTGGAAACAGTTCAGACTCGGG ACGATGTCCAGAGGGTTTCACGTGCATGAAAGCTGGAAGAAACCCAAACTATGGTTACACCAGTTTTGACAGCTTTGGGTGGGCTTTCCTCACCCTCTTTCGTCTCATGACTCAGGACTTCTGGGAAAATCTCTACATGCTG actCTGCGAGCTGCAGGGAAGACCTACATGGTATTCTTTGTGCTGGTCATCTTTGTGGGCTCCTTCTACCTGGTCAATCTGATCTTGGCTGTGGTGGCCATGGCTTATGAGGAGCAGAATCAGGCCACAATGGAGGAGGCTGAGCAAAAAGAGGCTGAATTCAAAGCTATGCTGGAACAGCTCAAAAGGCAACAGGAGGAGACGCAG GCTGCAGCTATGGCCACATCGGCAGGGACCGTGTCAGAGGCTGCGTTAGAGGATGTAGAAGGGGGTCACTTGTCCCGCAGCTCCTCAGAGGTCTCCAAGCTGAGCTCAAAAAGCGCCAAAGAGAGACGCAATCGCAAGAAGAAATGGCgccagaaagagcaggagaaggagaaagGAGACAGTGAGAAGGTAGTTAAGTCTGAGTCAGACGATGGCAGCAAGAAGAGCACCATCCGCTTCCCAGGAACTCGACTGGGCAGGAAGACATCCATCATGAACCAG TCTCTGCTCAGCATCCCAGGCTCGCCCTTCATGTCACGCCACAACAGCCGCAGCAGCATCTTCAGCTTCAAGGGCCGCTCCAAGGACATGGGCTCGGAGAACGAGTTTGCGGACGACGAGCACAGCACTGTGGAGGAGAGCGAAGACCGCCGAGGCTCACTGTTCATACCCTACCGTCGCAATAGCTACAGTGGCTACAGCCAGGGCTCGTCCCGCATCCACCCACTGGCGCCACACTCTGGAGGGAAGAGGAACAGCACGGTGGACTGCAACGGCGTGGTGTCTCTCATCGGCCCCGGGCCTGGCAGACGGCTTCTGCCTGAG ACTACAGATGTGGAGATTAAGAAGAAACACTCTGGTTCTCTCATGATTTCTGTGGATCAGCTCAACTCCTCCTTCAAAGGAAAGGACCGTGCCAACAGTCAGATGAGCGTGGTCACCAACACACTCTTAGAAG AGTTAGAAGAGTCTCAAAGAAAGTGTCCTCCTTGTTGGTACAAGTTTGCAAACGTCTTCCTCATCTGGGAATGCTGCCCCATCTGGCTAAAAATCAAGCACATCGTCTATTTGATTGTCATGGACCCGTTTGTGGATCTGGCCATCACCATCTGCATTGTGCTCAACACTCTTTTCATGGCCATGGAGCATTACCCGATGACTCCACATTTTGAGGAGGTCCTGTCCGTCGGCAACCTG GTTTTCACCGGCATCTTTGCTGGCGAGATGTTTGCCAAGCTCATAGCCATGGACCCCTACTACTACTTCCAGGAAGGCTGGAACTGCTTTGATGGCTTCATTGTGACCCTGAGTTTAGTTGAACTGGGGCTGGCGGACGTGGAGGGACTCTCAGTTCTCAGGTCTTTCCGATTG TTAAGAGTGTTCAAACTGGCCAAGTCGTGGCCCACACTAAACATGCTGATTAAGATCATTGGAAACTCGGTGGGAGCTCTGGGTAATTTGACCTTGGTGTTGGCCATCATCGTCTTCATCTTTGCCGTGGTGGGAATGCAGCTGTTTGGAAAAAGCTACAAGGACTGTGTGTGTAAGATCGCGTTGGACTGCGAACTCCCACGCTGGCACATGAACGACTTCTTTCACTCCTTCCTGATCGTGTTCAGAGTGCTGTGTGGAGAGTGGATTGAAACAATGTGGGACTGCATGGAGGTGGCAGGACAAGCCATGTGCATTATCGTCTTCATGATGGTTATGGTTATTGGAAATCTGGtg GTGCTGAACCTGTTTCTGGCTCTGCTGCTGAGCTCATTCAGTGCAGACAACCTCGCTGCCACTGATGACGACGGAGAACCCAACAACCTTCAACTCGCTGTTGCCCGCATCAAGATAGGAATCGCCTGGTTTAAAGCCAACATGCGAATCTTGGTAGCTACAGTTCTCAAAAAG CCTATAGAGGACGAGCAGAAGCCTTTGGATTATGAGGAAAAGCTCAACTGCATAGCAAACCACCCTGCTGAAATCAACCGTGAACTGGACTACCCCAAAAATGGCAACGGCACCACCAGTGGCATCGGGAGCAGTGTAGGAAAGTACATGATTGATGACGACTATATGTCTTTTATCCACAACCCCAACCTCACCGTGTGCGTTCCCATCGCTGTTGGAGAGTCAGACTTTGAAAACCTCAACACGGAGGACTTCAGCAGCGAATCAGATGTGGAAAACAGCAAAGAT TTGGATGACACCAGTTCATCTGAGGGCAGCACAATAGACATCAAGCCTGATGTAGAGGAGGTGGCGGTGGTTGAAGTCGTGGAAGAGTATCTTGATCCTGATGCCTGCTGGACTGATG AGTGTGTGGCCAAATACAAGTGCTGCGATGTTCCCATCACACATGGATGGGGAAAGCACTGGTGGTTTCTGAGGAAGACCTGCTACCTGATAGTGGAACACAACTGGTTTGAGACCCTCATCATCTTCATGATCCTCCTCAGCAGTGGAGCTTTG GCCTTTGAGGATGTGTACATTGAACAGAGGAAGACAGTGCGCATCATTCTAGATTATGCTGATCGAGTTTTCACCTACATCTTCATCCTGGAGATGTTGCTGAAATGGGTGGCCTATGGCTTTGTCAAGTACTTCACTAATGCCTGGTGCTGGCTGGACTTCTTCATTGTGGAT GTGTCTATAGTCAGCCTTATAGCTAATGCTTTGGGCTTCTCCGATCTAGGCCCGATTAAATCACTCAGGACACTGAGGGCCTTGAGACCCCTCAGGGCCCTGTCACGTTTTGAAGGGATGAGG GTTGTGGTGAACGCCTTGGTGGGTGCCATACCCTCCATCATGAACGTGCTGCTTGTGTGCCTCATCTTCTGGCTCATCTTCAGCATCATGGGTGTTAACCTGTTTGCCGGGAAATACTATTACTGCTTCAACGAGACGGCTGAAGAGTACTTTCTGCCGGATGACGTCAACAATAAAACTGAGTGCTTTGAGCTGATTAACAGCAATCACACTGAGGTCAGGTGGAAAAACGTGAAGATCAATTTTGACAATGTGGGCGCAGGATATCTTGCACTTTTGCAAGTG GCAACCTTTAAAGGTTGGATGGACATTATGTATGCAGCAATAGATTCAAGAAAG GTGGAAGACCAGCCTGTCTATGAGGACAACCTCTACATGTACATCTACTTTGTCATATTTATCATCTTTGGCTCCTTCTTCACCCTGAATCTCTTCATTGGTGTCATCATTGATAATTTCaatcaacagaagaaaaag TTTGGAGGTCAGGATATCTTCATGACAGAAGAGCAAAAGAAATACTACAATGCAATGAAAAAACTTGGGTCAAAGAAACCACAAAAACCAATACCAAGGCCTCAG AACCCGATCCAAGGAATGGTGTTTGACTTTGTGACACAGCAGGTGTTTGACATTTCCATCATGATCCTCATCTGCCTCAACATGGTCACCATGATGGTGGAAACCGATGATCAGTCAGAAGAAACAGAGGTTGTGCTTTACTGGGTCAACTTTGTATTCATCGTGGTTTTCACTGGCGAGTTCCTTCTCAAGCTGTTTGCGCTGCGCCACTATTACTTCACCAATGGCTGGAACATCTTCGACGTAGTGGTGGTCATCCTCTCTATTGTGG GTATGTTTCTGGCTGACCTGATCGAGAAGTACTTTGTGTCGCCGACTCTCTTCAGGGTGATCCGTCTGGCTCGTATCGGCAGGATCCTGCGTCTCATCAAGGGCGCCAAAGGAATCAGAACTCTGCTGTTTGCCCTCATGATGTCGCTCCCCGCCTTGTTCAACATCGgcctcctgctcttcctggtCATGTTCATCTTCTCCATCTTTGGCATGTCCAACTTTGGCTACGTGAAACACGGGGCCGGCATCGACGACATGTACAACTTTGAGACGTTTGGAAACAGCATGATCATCCTGTTCATGATCACCACATCGGCAGGTTGGGATGGCCTTCTGCTGCCCATCCTCAACTACCCACCGGATTGCGACCCACTTTTAGAGAACGCCGGCACACCCGCAACCGGAAACTGTGGCAACCCATCCGTGGGCATCTTCTTCTTTGTCATGTACATCATCATTTCTTTCCTAATCGTGGTCAACATGTACATTGCCATCATCCTGGAGAACTTCAGTGTGGCCACGGAGGAAAGCGCAGACCCACTCAGTGAGGACGACTTTGAGACCTTTTATGAAATTTGGGAGAAATTTGACCCTGATGCCTCCCAGTTCATTACCTATGCCAAGCTTTCTGACTTTGCCGATGCGCTTGAACACCCGCTGCGTGTCCCCAAGCCCAACACCATTGAGCTGATCGCTATGGACATGCCTATGGTGAGTGGAGACCGCATCCACTGCCTGGACATCCTGTTTGCCTTTACCAAGCGAGTGCTGGGCGACAGCGGGGAGCTGGACATGCTCAGGCAACAAATGGAGGAGCGCTTTGTGGCTGCCAATCCCTCTAAAGTCTCCTATGAGCCGATTACCACCACTCTGAGGCGAAAGCAGGAGGACGTGTCGGCAAGGATCATCCAGCGGGCCTACCGCTCCCACCTGGCCCGGCGGGGATTTGTGTGCAAGCGCAAACCGGCCAACAACAAAGCTGAGAATCAGGAGCAAGAAAAGAAGGAGGGCACTCCATCCACTGCCTCCCTGCCTTCTTATGACAGTGTGACCAAACCTGAAAAGGAAAAGCAGGATGACAACAACGAGGGCAGGGGAGAGAGGAAAGAGAAGGGCAGAAACCAAAAAGACATCAGGGAGTCTCAGTGTTAG